The DNA window CGACGATCATCGGCGAGATCGGCGACCTGGCGGGTGCGGTGCTGGAGGGACGCTACCCGAGCGACACAGCGCCGCCCGACACCATCGGAGAGCTGCCGGAGGCGCACCGCGTCATCGCGGCGCGGGAGCGGGGGATGCTGGTCACGATCGCGGAGTCGGCTGTCGCGACGCAGGCGGCCCGGGCGGTCTGCATCGTGGCGCTGAAGATTCGGGTCGGGGATTTCGTGCCGCTGGGGGCGCCGTTGTTCATGGTGCACGGCACGCCCGACGACCTCGACCGCCTCGTCGACGGGACGTGCAAGCACCTGGAGTTCGGCACCGAGCGCACCCTGCAACAGGATGTGGCGTTCGGGTTCCGGCAGTTGATCGACATGATCGAGAAGGCGCTGTCGCCGGCGGTGAACGATCCGACCACGGCGTGCCAGGCCCTGGACACGCTGCACGACCTGCTGCGCCGGCTGGCCACCCGCCCGCCCGTGTCGGAGGCGGTGTGCGGGCCCGGCGGCGAGTTGCGGCTGGTGATGCCGCGCTACCAGTTCGCCGACCTGCTCGAGGTCACCGTTGGCGAAGCACTGCGGTACGGGTCCGATGCCGCGCAGGTGCCCGAACCGATCGAGCGCATGCTCGCCGACCTGGCGGAGGCGGCGCACCCGGAGCATCGCGACGCCGTCCGTCGCGCGCAACAGGAAGCCGACGCGTAGACCGGACCGGCCGCCGCCCCACCTACACGGGCCCACCGCAAAGCCCGCGTACCGTTGTGCTGTGCCCAAGACCAGCCGCGCCCAGTCCGGCCGCGTGACCAGCCGATTCTGGCGTTTACTCGGCGCCAGCACAGAAAAAGACCGCAACCGTTCCATGGCGGCGGTCACCTCCTCGTCCGAGTACGACGAGGAGGCCGCCGGTCTCACCGACGAGCAGCTGCGCAAGGCCGCCGGACTGCTCAAGCTCGACGAGCTCGCGGAGTCCGACGACATCGCCCAGTTCCTCGCGATCGCCCGGGAGGCGGCCGAGCGCGCGACCGGGCTCCGCCCGTTCGACGTGCAGTTGCTGGGGGCGCTGCGCATGCTTGCCGGCGACGTGATCGAGATGGCCACCGGTGAGGGCAAGACCCTGGCCGGCGCGATCGCGGCGGCCGGATACGCGCTGGCCGGCCGGCACGTGCACGTGGTGACCATCAACGACTACCTGGCCCGCCGCGACGCGGAGTGGATGGGAGCCCTGCTGAAGGCCATGGGCCTGACCGTCGGCTGGATCACCGCGGAGTCGACGCGGGAGGACCGCCGGGCCGCCTACGACTGCGACGTCACCTACGCCTCGGTCAACGAGATCGGCTTCGACGTGCTGCGCGACCAGCTGGTGACCGACGTCGCCGACCTGGTCTCGCCCAACCCCGACGTCGCCCTGATCGACGAGGCCGACTCCGTGCTGGTCGACGAGGCGCTGGTGCCGCTCGTGCTGGCCGGCACCACCCACCGGGAGACGCCGCGCCTCGAGATCATCAAGCTCGTCGGCGAACTCGTCGCGGGCACCGACTACGACACAGACGCCGACAGCCGCAACGTCCATCTGACCGAAGCCGGCGCGCGCAAGGTCGAGAAGGCGCTCGGCGGCATCGACCTGTACTCCGAGGAACACGTCGGCACGACGCTGACCGAGGTCAACGTCGCCCTGCACGCACACGTGCTGTTGCAGCGCGACGTCCACTACATCGTCCGCGACGACGCGGTGCACCTGATCAACTCTTCCCGCGGGCGCATCGCCCAGCTGCAGCGCTGGCCCGACGGCCTGCAGGCCGCCGTGGAGGCCAAGGAGGGCATCGAGACCACCGAGACGGGCGAGGTGCTCGACACCATCACGGTGCAGGCGCTGATCAACCGCTACGCGACCGTGTGCGGGATGACGGGGACCGCGCTGGCCGCCGGTGAGCAGCTGCGCCAGTTCTACAAGCTGGGTGTGTCGCCGATCCCGCCCAACAAGCCCAACATCCGCGAGGACGAGCCCGACCGCGTCTACATCACCGCCGCCGCCAAGAACGACGCGATCGTCGCGCACGTCGCCGAGGTGCACGCCACCGGCCAGCCGGTGCTGGTCGGGACCCGCGACGTGGCCGAGTCCGAGGAGCTGCACGAGCGCCTGCTGCGCCGCGACATCCCGGCGGTGGTGCTCAACGCGAAGAACGACGCCGAGGAAGCGCAGGTGATCGCCGAGGCGGGCAAATACGGTGTGGTCACGGTGTCCACCCAGATGGCCGGACGCGGCACCGACATCCGGCTCGGCGGGTCCGACGAGGCCGATCATGACAAGGTCGCCGAGCTGGGCGGGCTGCACGTGGTGGGGACCGGCCGCCACCACACCGAGCGGCTGGACAACCAGTTGCGCGGTCGGGCAGGGCGCCAGGGAGACCCGGGGTCGACGGTGTTCTTCTCCAGCTGGGAGGACGACGTCGTGGCGGCCAACCTGGACCACAACAAGCTGCCCACCCAGACCGACGAGGACGGCCGGATCGTCAGCGCCAAGGCGGCCGGGCTGCTCGATCACGCCCAGCGTGTCGCCGAGGGCCGCATGCTGGACGTGCACGCCAACACCTGGCGCTACAACCAGCTGATCGCCCAGCAGCGCGCCATCATCGTCGATCGGCGAAACACGTTGCTGCGCACGACCACCGCGCGCGAGGAGCTCGCCGAGCTGGCCCCCAAGCGATACGAGGAGCTGTCGGAGAAGATCTCCGAGGAACGGCTCGAGACGATCTGCCGGCAGATCATGCTGTATCACCTCGACCGGGGCTGGGCGGATCACCTGGCCTACCTGGCCGACATCCGCGAGAGCATCCACCTGCGCGCGCTGGGCCGGCAGAACCCGCTGGACGAGTTCCACCGGTTGGCCGTCGACGCGTTCGCGTCGCTGGCCGCGGACGCCATCGAGGCGGCCCAGCAGACCTTCGAGACCGCGAACGTCCTGGAGGAGGAGCCGGGGCTGGATTTGTCCAAGCTCGCGCGGCCGACCTCGACGTGGACCTACATGGTCAACGACAACCCGCTCTCCGACGACACGCTGTCGACGCTGAGCCTGCCGGGGGTTTTCCGCTGACGGCGTTCGCTGCCCGATCCGTCGTGCGAACCGCACCATCACGAGGCTAAGGTCACGGCTCATGGAGCCACTGCCTCCGCCCGACCGGGTGCTGACAGTGCCGAACGCCCTGAGCGCCCTGCGGCTCGCGCTCATCCCGGTGTTCGTCTACGTCCTGCTGGTCGCGCACGCCAACGCCCTCGCGGTGGCGATCCTGATGTTCAGCGGCGCCTCGGACTGGGCCGACGGCAAGATCGCGCGGCTGCTCGACCAGTCCTCCCGGCTGGGCGTGCTACTCGACCCGGCGGTGGACCGCCTCTACATGGTCAGCGTGCCGATCGTGTTGGCCCTGAGCGGCATCATGCCCTGGTGGTTCGTGCTCGTGCTGCTGGCACGCGACGGGCTGCTGGCCGCGACGTTGCCGTGGCTGCGAAGCCGGGGGCTATCGGCGCTGCCGGTGACCTACGTCGGCAAAGCCGCGACGTTCGCCTTGATGGCTGGCTTTCCGCTGGTTCTGCTGGGAACCTGGGACGCGTTATGGAGCCGGGTGGTGTGGGCCTGCGGGTGGGCGTTCCTCGTGTGGGGTATGTACATGTACCTGTGGGCGTTCGTCCTGTACGCGGTCCAGGTGGTCCTGGTCGTGCGGCGGATGCCCAGGCTCGCACCCCACCTGCAGCAACCGGCCACACAGGAGTCGGGTGATCATGGCCGAGACTGACCGCATGCTCGGGGGCTACGACCCCAACGCCGGCCACAGCGCCCATGCGGCCGCACGGCCGCCACACATCCCGGTGCCCTCCCTGCTGCGCGCCCTGCTGTCGGAGCACCTGGACCCCGGTTACGCCGCGGCGGCCGCCAAACGCAGCCGCTTGACCACGCCACCCACCCCGCGCCGGCGCGCCCTGGACCGGATCTGGCAGGCCCTCGCGGCGCTGTTGATCGCGATGGTGTTCGCGCTCGCGGTGACGCAGGCCCGCTCGGTGGCGCCCGGCGTCCGCAGCGAGCAGCAGCTGCTGGTCCGGAGCGTGCGTTCGGCGGAAGCCACCGCCGGCGACCTGGCGCAGCGCCGCGGGGCCCTGTCGACGCGGGTCGACGACGTGCAGCGCCGGGCGCTGGCCGACAACGCGGCGGGCCAGCGGCTGCTGAGCCGATTGGACGCGCTCAGCCTGGCCGCGGCCAGCACACCGGTGATCGGGCCGGGCCTGAAGGTGACCGTGACCGACCCCGGCGTCAGCCCGAACCTTTCCGACGTGTCCAAACAGCGGGTCAGCGGCAGCACCCAGATCATCTTGGACCGCGACCTGCAGCTGGTCGTGAATTCGTTGTGGGAGAGCGGCGCCGAGGCCGTCTCGGTCGGCGGCGTGCGGATCGGGCCGAACGCGACGATCCGGCAGGCGGGCGGGGCGATTCTCGTCGACAACAATCCCACCAGCAGCCCCTACACCGCCCTGGCGGTCGGGCCGCCGCACGCGATGCGCGACGTGTTCGACCGCAGTCCCGGCTTGCAACGCCTCAGGCTGCTCGAGGTCTCCTACGGCGTCGACGTCACCGTCCACGTCGCCGACGGCCTCTCGCTGCCCGCCGGATCGATCCGGGATGTCAAGTTCGCCAAGCAGATTGGGTCACAGTGAGCAGAGTTCGCGCATGATCGGTATCGCGGCGCTCGCCGTCGGCATCGTGCTGGGCCTGGTCTTCCACCCCGCGGTGCCCGAGGTGATCCAGCCCTATCTTCCGATCGCGGTGGTCGCCGCCCTGGACGCGGTGTTCGGCGGGATGCGGGCCTACCTCGAACGGATCTTCGACTCGAAGGTGTTCGTGGTGTCGTTCGTCTTCAACGTGTTCGTGGCCGCGCTGATCGTCTATGTGGGCGACCAACTCGGCGTCGGCACCCAGTTGTCCACGGCGATCATCGTCGTGCTGGGCATCCGCATCTTCGGCAACGCCGCGGCGCTGCGCCGCCGATTGTTCGGTGCCTGACCCCGCCGGCGACGATGCAGAGCGAAGCGATGAGGAGGAGCGGCGGATCAACCCCGCCGGCGACGATGCAGAGCGAAGCGATGAGGAGGAGCGGCGGATCAACCCCGCCGGCGACGATGCAGAGCGAAGCGATGAGGAGGAGCGGCGCAGTGATGGAGACGGGACCGGGATGAACCAAGACCCGCCCGAACGCGCCCCCGACGAACCCCCCGGCACCCCCGACGAGCGGCGTGGGGGCCGCCACGAACTACCGGCCCACCGCCCGCGGCCCGCGATCGGCGCGGTGCACCGCAGAGGGTGGTCCGGATTCTTGCGGGGCGGCCGCACCCGGATGGCCTTCGGGACTCTGGCCATCTTGTTGTGTCTGCTCCTGGGGATTGGCATCGTCACACAGGTCCGGCAGACCAAGACGGGCGATTCCCTGGACACCGCGAGGCCCGCGGACCTGCTCGTGCTGCTGGACTCGCTGCGCCAGCGCGAAGCCACCCTCAACACCGAGGTGAGCGAGCTGCAGAGCACGCTGAACTCGTTGCAGGCCGCCGGCAACACCGATCAAGCGGCCATCCAGAGCGCGCAGGCCAGGCTGGCGGCGCTGTCGATCCTGGCCGGCGCCGTGGGGGCCACGGGGCCGGGCGTCACCGTCACGATCAAGGACCCCGGGCCCGGGGTGTCGCCGGAGGCGATGCTCGACGTCGTCAACGAGCTGCGTGCCGCCGGCGCCGAGGCGATCGAGGTCAACGACGCCCGCCAGTCCGTGCGGGTGGGTGTGGACACCTGGATGGCGGGTATTCCTGGCTCGCTGGTCGTCGACAACAAGACCCTGTCGCCACCGTATTCGGTTCTGGCGATTGGGGATCCGCCGACGCTGGCCGCGGCGATGAACATTCCGGGCGGCGCAGAGGACAGCATCAAGCGCGTCGGCGCGCGGATGTCGGTGCAGCAGGCCGAGAAGGTGGATGTGGCCACCTTGCGGCAACCAAAACCGCACCAATACGCTCAGCCCGTCAAGTGAACCCGATCAGAACAGGATTACCGTGAGCGATATCCCGCCCGATCTGCACTACACCGCCGAACACGAGTGGGTCCGCCGCAGCGGGGACACCGCGCGGATCGGGATCACCGACTTCGCGCAGTCGGCGTTGGGCGATGTCGTCTTCGTTCAGTTGCCGGAGGTGGGTGCCGAACTGACCGCGGGGGAGTCCTTCGGCGAAGTGGAGTCGACGAAATCGGTGTCGGACCTCTATGCGCCCGTCTCGGGCAAAGTGTCCGCGGTCAACGGCGACCTGGACGGCAGCCCCCAGCTGGTCAACTCCGACCCCTACGGCGCCGGATGGCTGGTGGACGTTCAGGTCTCGGACGTCGCCGAGTTGGAGTCGGCCATCTCGGGATTGCTCGACGCCGAGGCGTACCGCGGCACGCTGACCGAATGACGGTTGCTAATGTGCCTGCCAGCCGTGCGCCGCGCCCGTGCGCGCGGCGCGGCAAGCTCGATCGTGGAGGTGTCGCTCCCGCTCGCGGGGGTACGTCTCCACATGGGCCCGCGCAGTTCCCCCGTGCTGGGGAACCGCCACCCAAGTGGTCGGGCTTCCGATGCCGAGGTGGTGGGCACATTGCCGAGCGGTGCGCGGTACGGTCGACACATCAAGGCGAGCAGGCAGTGACAAGCAATACCGGGCGAAGCGAAACAAGTGGGCGACCGGCCTGAGCGGCTCGGTTAGACAACGCCACAGCGGCCAGTGAGGAGCAGCGCGTGACGGACATGGACTCCGACATGGGGAAAGACCAGAGTTCTGACGAAGTCACTGTGGAGACGACGTCCGTCTTCCGGGCCGACTTCCTCAACGAGCTGGACGCCCCCGCACAAACGGGCGGCGAAAGCGCGGTGTCAGGAGTGGAGGGCCTTCCGGCGGGCTCGGCGTTGCTGGTCGTCAAGCGGGGACCGAACGCCGGATCCCGCTTCCTGCTCGACCAGCCCATCACGTCGGCAGGCCGGCACCCCGACAGCGACATCTTCCTCGACGACGTCACCGTCAGCCGCCGCCACGCCGAATTCCGGCTGGAGAACAACGAATTCCACGTCGTCGACGTCGGCAGCCTCAACGGGACCTACGTCAACCGCGAGCCGGTCGATTCGGCGGTGCTGGCGAACGGCGACGAGGTGCAGATCGGCAAATTCCGTCTGGTGTTCCTGACGGGGCCCAAGCAAGGTGAGGGCGGGGGAGGTTCCGGAGGCTAGTGAGCGCACCCGATAGCCCGGCTCTGGCCGGGATGTCGATCGGGGCGGTACTGGACCTGCTGAGGCCGGACTTCCCCGATGTCACGATCTCCAAGATCCGGTTCTTGGAGGCCGAGGGGTTGTTGACGCCGCAGCGCTCCGCGTCGGGATATCGCCGGTTCACCGCGTACGACTGCGCGCGGTTGCGCTTCATCCTGACCGCCCAGCGCGACCACTACTTACCGCTGAAGGTGATCAGGGCGCAGCTGGACGCCCAGCCAGACGGGGAACTGCCGGCAGTCGGGTCGCCCTACGGCGTCCCGCGGCTGGTGTCGGTGACCGACGACGGGGAGGTCGCCGAATCCGACACGGCCGCAGTGGCTCCCACCCGCGTCCGGCTCAGCCGCGAAGACCTCGTGGCGCGCTCGGGCGTCGACGACGACCTCTTGACGGCGCTCCTCAAAGCCGGCGTGGTCACCACCGGCCCGGGCGGTTTCTTCGACGAACACACAGTGGTGATTCTGCAGTGCGCGAACGCGCTGTCCGAATACGGCGTCGAGCCGCGGCATTTGCGGGCCTTCCGCTCCGCGGCCGACCGGCAGTCCGACCTGATCGCCCAGATCGCCGGCCCGGTGGTCAAGGCCGGAAAGGCCGGCGCCCGCGACCGCGCCGACGATCTCGCGCGCGAGGTCGCGGCGCTCGCAATTACGTTGCACACATCGTTGATCAAGTCCGCCGTTCGCGACGTTCTGCGCCCCTGAGGACTAGACTTCAAGCGAAACTTGGTGTTCGACCGCGACGTCGCGCCGAGTATGGGTCGTAGACGGCGGCAGGTGCGGAGGTCAGACACAAATGGGCGAAGTTCGTGTTGTCGGCATTCGCGTCGAGCAACCGCAAAACCAGCCGGTGCTGTTGCTTCGCGAGGCCAACGGCGACCGGTATCTGCCGATCTGGATCGGCCAGTCCGAGGCCGCGGCGATCGCGCTCGAGCAGCAAGGCGTGGAGCCGCCCCGCCCGTTGACGCACGATCTCATCAGGGATGTAATTGCGGCGCTTGGACATTCGCTGAAAGAAGTTCGGATCGTCGACCTGCAGGAAGGCACTTTCTACGCCGACCTGGTGTTCGATCGCAACATCACCGTGTCGGCACGGCCGTCGGACTCGGTGGCGATAGCGCTGCGGGTCGGCGTTCCGATCTACGTCGAGGAAGCCGTGCTCGACCAGGCGGGGCTGCTCATCCCCGACGAGAGCGACGAGGACTCCAACACCGGCGTCCGTGAGGACGAGGTGGAGAAGTTCAAGGAATTCCTCGACAGCGTGTCGCCCGACGACTTCAAGGCCACCTAGCCCGGACGGCGGGCCGCCCCGTCACCGCAGGTCGCGATCACCCCGGGGACGGCCCGCGTGGCCGGCTGCTCTGGACGGGGACGTCACGGATGTGTCTCAACTCGCCGCGATCTCGACACGCCTGGCGGATAGCGCACCCACTCCCCGTTGCGGCGGCCATACTTTGAGGACCAGACAAGGCGCGGCGGCTACCGAACAGCGTAAGCTCTCTAGCACTCGGGCCTGAGCAAGCGTGGCTGCCGGGGCAGCCAGTGAGAACGAGCGCGACCGGCGAGAGGAAGCACCTTGAGCGACCAGCCACGTCAAGAGCAGCTGGATCTAGCCGACCACGCGGACCCCGCAGGCAAAGGCGATCAGGTGCCGCACGAACCCGTGCAGCCCGGGCTGTTCCCCGACGATTCCGTGCCCGACGCGCTCGTGGGCTATCGCGGGCCGAGCGCCTGCCAGATCGCCGGCATCACGTATCGCCAGCTGGACTACTGGGCGCGCACGTCGCTGGTGGTTCCCTCGATCCGCGGCGCCGCCGGCTCGGGCAGTCAGCGCCTCTACTCGTTCAAGGACATCCTGGTTCTCAAGATCGTCAAGCGGCTGCTCGACACCGGCATCTCGCTGCACAACATCCGGGTCGCGGTCGACCATCTGCGTCAACGCGGGGTCGAGGACCTTGCCAACATCACCCTGTTCTCCGATGGCACCACCGTCTACGAATGCACCTCGGCCGAAGAGGTCGTCGACCTGTTGCAGGGCGGCCAGGGCGTGTTCGGCATCGCGGTATCCGGTGCGATGCGAGAGCTGACCGGCGTCATCGCCGACTTCCCCGGCGAGCGCGCCGACGGCGGCGAATCCATTGCGGCCCCCGAGGACGAGTTGGCGTCCCGGCGCAAGCACCGCGACCGCAAGATCGGCTAGCCGCCCCCTTTCCCCGCGCGAAGGTGCGCGATTGCACACGCCCCACGGCGTGTCGGCGTACAGACACGCGCGCTCGCGGCGAAGCGGAACCGTTGAGTAAGCTGGACGACGCATCGCACTCGAGCGGGAGAGCTCCGTGACCGCCAGTCACGGGCGCCGAAGGAGCAAGACCTCTCCACCAACCTCTCAGGCACCCGGACCGCGCGAGTTTACGATGCCTCTGGAAAGCGGTGCGGCCGTGTCGGTCCGCACCCGCCGATGGGGAAAGGCGCCCTGAGCAGTAGCGGCGCCGAATCTCTCAGGCGCCTGGCGAACGGGCAGAGACAGAGGGAGAGGGCCGCACACCTCTGCCTCTGCTGCCGATGCAGGCCGTCCAGTCAGGAGTTCGCCCGTGCCAGACCACTCGCCTTTCGCAACCCGTCACATCGGCCCCGACAGCCAGGCCGTCGCGGCCATGCTCGCGGTCATCGGCGTCGACTCGCTCGACGAACTGGCCGCCAAGGCCGTGCCGGGCCGCATCCTCGACAAGCTCACCGACGGCGGCGCCGCTCCCGGTCTCGACGCGCTGCCCCCGGCCGCCACCGAGACCGAGGCGCTGGCCGAGCTCCGCGCGCTGGCCGAGGCGAACACCGTGGCCGTGTCGATGATCGGGCAGGGCTACTACGACACGCTCACCCCACCGGTGTTGGTGCGCAACATCATGGAGAACCCGGCCTGGTACACCGCCTACACCCCGTACCAACCCGAGATCAGTCAGGGCCGCCTGGAGGCGCTGCTGAACTTCCAGACGATGGTGGCCGATCTGACCGGGCTCGAGATCGCGAACGCGTCGATGCTCGACGAGGGGACCGCGGCCGCCGAGGCGATGACGCTGATGCACCGCGCCACCCGGGGCACGTCGCACCGGCTGGCCGTCGACGTCGACGTCTTCACCCAGACCGCCGCGGTGCTGGCCACGCGGGCCCGACCGCTGGGAATCGAGATCGTCACCGCCGACCTGCGCGAGGGGCTGCCGGACGGCGAGTTCTTCGGGGTGGTCGCGCAGCTGCCCGGCGCCAGCGGCCGGGTCACGGACTGGGCCGGCCTGGTGGCGCAGGCGCACGACCGCGGGGCGCTGGTCGCCATCGGCGCCGACCTCCTGGCGTGCACGCTGATCACCCCGCCCGGCGAGATCGGCGCCGACGTTGCGTTCGGCAGCAGCCAGAGGTTCGGTGTCCCAATGGGATTCGGGGGCCCGCATGCCGGATACCTGTCGGTGCATGCCCAGCATGCGCGTCAACTGCCGGGCCGGCTGGTCGGGGTGTCCGTCGACGACGACGGCAACCCGGCGTACCGGCTGGCGCTGCAGACGCGCGAGCAGCACATCCGCCGCGACAAGGCGACGAGCAACATCTGCACCGCGCAGGTGCTGCTCGCGGTGATGGCCGCCATGTACGCCGCCTACCACGGCGCCGAGGGGCTGACCGCAATCGCCCGCCGGGTGCACGGTCACGCCGAGGCGATCGGCGCCGGACTCGGCGACGCCGTGGTGCACGACACGTACTTCGACACCGTCCTGGCCCGGGTGCCGGCGCGCGCCGACGCCGTCGTCGCCGCGGCGAAGGTCAAGGGCATCAACGTGTGGCGCGTCGACGCCGACCATGTGTCGGTCGCGTGCGACGAAGCCACCACGGCCGACCACGTGGCGGCGGTGCTGGAGGCGTTCGGGGTGCCGCCCGCCGAACCGGTGTGCGTCGACATCGCAACCCGCACTTCGGAGTTCCTGACCCATCCGGCGTTCGCGCAGTACCGCACCGAGACCGCGATGATGCGTTACCTGCGCACCCTCGCGGACAAGGACATCGCCCTGGACCGCAGCATGATCCCGCTCGGCTCGTGCACGATGAAGCTCAACGCGGCCG is part of the Mycobacterium sp. HUMS_12744610 genome and encodes:
- the gcvP gene encoding aminomethyl-transferring glycine dehydrogenase encodes the protein MPDHSPFATRHIGPDSQAVAAMLAVIGVDSLDELAAKAVPGRILDKLTDGGAAPGLDALPPAATETEALAELRALAEANTVAVSMIGQGYYDTLTPPVLVRNIMENPAWYTAYTPYQPEISQGRLEALLNFQTMVADLTGLEIANASMLDEGTAAAEAMTLMHRATRGTSHRLAVDVDVFTQTAAVLATRARPLGIEIVTADLREGLPDGEFFGVVAQLPGASGRVTDWAGLVAQAHDRGALVAIGADLLACTLITPPGEIGADVAFGSSQRFGVPMGFGGPHAGYLSVHAQHARQLPGRLVGVSVDDDGNPAYRLALQTREQHIRRDKATSNICTAQVLLAVMAAMYAAYHGAEGLTAIARRVHGHAEAIGAGLGDAVVHDTYFDTVLARVPARADAVVAAAKVKGINVWRVDADHVSVACDEATTADHVAAVLEAFGVPPAEPVCVDIATRTSEFLTHPAFAQYRTETAMMRYLRTLADKDIALDRSMIPLGSCTMKLNAAAEMEPITWPEFARQHPFAPASDTRGLRHLIADLERWLVQITGYDAVSLQPNAGSQGEYAGLLAIRDYHASRGEPHRDVCLIPSSAHGTNAASAALAGMRVVVVACRDNGDVDLDDLRAKVAEHADRLAALMITYPSTHGVFEHDVADICAVVHDAGGQVYIDGANLNALVGLARPGRFGGDVSHLNLHKTFCIPHGGGGPGVGPVAARSHLAPFLPGHPFAPELPGGHPVASAPYGSASILPITWAYIRMMGAQGLRTASLVAIASANYIARRLDEYFPVLYTGENGMVAHECILDLRAITKATGVTVDDVAKRLADYGFHAPTMSFPVAGTLMVEPTESETLTEVDAFCEAMIAIRGEIDRVGSGEWTVDDNPLRGAPHTAECLLVADWDHPYTREEAAYPLGKGFRTKVWPPVRRINGAYGDRNLVCSCPPVEEFA